A genomic stretch from uncultured Pseudodesulfovibrio sp. includes:
- a CDS encoding adenylate/guanylate cyclase domain-containing protein, with translation MSRGLKKILAGIAIGFIGTLLAVGALTTGLLDTLENVTFDLRARVLAKSGAATDQIAVILLDQKSLDWAQESFGLGWPWPRQAYAPLVDFCREAGVASLAFDVVFTEPSVYGVHDDKTLSDSFAALGRVVLAADFARHDGTAKKWPRHIPAPIFPLSGTPNVPSASVATFPIPDLTGGITSIGNVNVSPDADTIYRRFPLLIRFDNRYVPSLPLAASLVAEPTSINLRRNALIFGTTPVPITDKGLTILNYRGNNAYSTYSAAAVMESGMRLAEGQKPIIDPKKFEGKYVLFGFSATGLYDLRPTPLGGVTPGVMVNATALDNLLSGDFMRMSGIATDIAITLAFAILAGLSVTIFQSLWLTVATSAVALTAPVGLAMASYSIGIWSNLAVPLAGCMTSLFLAGAFKYATEGRQKQFIKSAFKQYLSPHVIDQLLQNPDRLTLGGERRELTIFFSDLEGFTSISEGLTPEELTSVLNDYLTAMTDIIQGTGGTVDKYEGDAIIAFWNAPVDQPDHAGRGVRAALMCQEKLAQMRPELRERTGKDFRMRIGLNTGPAVVGNLGSHTRFDYTMLGDSVNLAARLESINKQFGTYTMISQATLEQLDGKTPTRELSCIRVVGKNEAVTVFEPFTPEVFLSRQEILDTFSLGLKEFYKGDFEQATALFKIIASDDPPAARYLDKCLELIKTPPDVWDGVWTMINK, from the coding sequence GTGTCTCGAGGTCTGAAAAAAATCCTGGCAGGCATTGCTATTGGGTTCATCGGCACCCTTCTGGCCGTTGGAGCATTAACAACCGGCCTGCTCGACACTCTAGAGAACGTCACGTTTGACCTTCGGGCGCGTGTGCTCGCCAAATCAGGCGCAGCAACGGATCAGATTGCCGTCATCCTGCTCGACCAGAAATCACTGGACTGGGCCCAGGAATCCTTTGGATTGGGCTGGCCCTGGCCGCGACAGGCGTATGCCCCACTGGTCGACTTCTGCAGGGAGGCCGGTGTGGCTTCACTCGCTTTTGACGTGGTATTCACTGAACCTTCTGTCTATGGCGTCCATGACGACAAGACATTAAGCGACAGCTTCGCTGCCCTTGGTCGGGTGGTACTGGCCGCCGACTTTGCCCGACACGACGGCACTGCCAAGAAATGGCCCAGACACATCCCGGCACCGATATTTCCACTGTCCGGCACTCCAAACGTTCCTTCTGCCTCGGTGGCAACATTTCCTATACCGGACCTGACCGGAGGGATCACCAGCATCGGTAATGTCAACGTTTCCCCTGATGCCGATACGATCTACCGCCGCTTCCCGCTCCTTATACGATTCGACAACCGATACGTCCCCTCACTCCCTTTGGCAGCCTCCCTTGTGGCGGAACCGACTTCCATTAACCTGCGCAGAAACGCGCTCATCTTCGGAACGACACCCGTCCCTATCACGGACAAGGGACTGACTATTCTCAATTACAGAGGGAATAACGCATACTCGACCTACAGCGCGGCGGCTGTAATGGAGAGCGGCATGCGACTGGCAGAAGGTCAAAAGCCGATCATCGACCCCAAAAAGTTTGAAGGGAAGTATGTCCTTTTCGGATTTTCCGCCACCGGACTCTACGACCTCCGGCCCACTCCACTGGGAGGAGTCACTCCCGGCGTCATGGTCAATGCAACAGCACTGGATAATCTCCTCTCCGGGGACTTCATGCGCATGTCAGGGATCGCAACCGACATTGCGATAACGCTGGCCTTTGCCATCCTCGCAGGACTCAGCGTCACAATCTTTCAAAGCCTCTGGCTGACGGTCGCGACTTCAGCTGTGGCCCTGACTGCACCTGTGGGACTTGCTATGGCATCCTATTCCATTGGCATCTGGTCAAACCTTGCCGTACCGCTTGCCGGATGCATGACATCCCTGTTCCTTGCAGGGGCGTTCAAATATGCCACAGAAGGTCGCCAGAAACAGTTTATCAAATCCGCTTTCAAGCAATATCTCAGCCCGCATGTGATCGACCAGCTTCTGCAAAACCCTGACAGACTCACTCTGGGTGGCGAACGCAGGGAATTGACCATCTTCTTCTCCGACCTCGAAGGATTCACCTCAATATCCGAAGGACTGACTCCGGAAGAATTAACCAGCGTCCTCAACGATTATCTGACAGCCATGACCGACATTATTCAAGGAACCGGCGGTACAGTGGACAAATACGAAGGGGATGCCATCATCGCTTTCTGGAATGCCCCGGTGGACCAGCCGGACCACGCCGGTCGAGGCGTCCGGGCTGCCCTCATGTGTCAGGAAAAACTGGCACAAATGCGACCGGAACTTCGAGAACGCACAGGCAAGGACTTCCGCATGCGGATAGGTCTGAACACAGGCCCAGCCGTTGTCGGCAACCTTGGTTCACACACTCGATTCGATTACACCATGCTCGGCGACTCAGTAAATCTGGCTGCCCGGCTGGAATCCATCAACAAGCAGTTCGGCACATATACAATGATCTCACAAGCCACACTGGAACAACTGGATGGAAAAACGCCGACCAGAGAACTCTCCTGCATACGAGTCGTCGGGAAAAATGAAGCCGTAACCGTCTTTGAGCCTTTCACCCCAGAAGTCTTTTTGTCCAGACAAGAGATACTGGATACATTCTCACTAGGCCTGAAAGAGTTCTATAAAGGAGACTTCGAACAAGCGACTGCGCTTTTCAAGATCATAGCGTCAGACGACCCTCCTGCAGCCCGGTATCTTGACAAGTGCCTCGAACTGATAAAAACGCCTCCCGACGTTTGGGACGGCGTTTGGACCATGATAAACAAATAA
- a CDS encoding M48 family metalloprotease gives MKRRQFLTALAMATPAVLTLGAIRASAGFLDDLTDIVPTEVTTIFESGQKIAAGFEDITPEQEYYLGRSVAAIILSRYKPLNHPHSLAYINVMGQTLAQASDRPETFGGYHFMVLDTDEINALSAPGGFIFVSKGLLKCCTSEDAMAAVLAHEIGHVQRQHGLQAIQQSRISDGVTTLAITGTSTLSGGTLKELTTTFDDSIKDITTTMIDSGYSRSAEDEADADAVTIMQRLGYDPNAIIDMLNEMRKRMIPDSKGFARTHPTPTQRIEGITNIIGSYKRPGPCPPRAARFSRMTKGI, from the coding sequence ATGAAACGAAGACAATTCTTAACGGCTCTGGCTATGGCAACCCCGGCTGTGCTGACTCTTGGAGCCATTCGAGCCTCTGCAGGTTTTCTTGATGACCTGACCGACATCGTCCCTACCGAAGTGACCACTATTTTTGAAAGCGGCCAGAAAATAGCCGCAGGATTTGAGGATATCACACCGGAGCAGGAATATTACCTCGGCCGTTCTGTTGCAGCGATCATCCTGTCGAGATACAAACCTCTGAACCACCCACACAGTCTCGCTTACATCAATGTCATGGGACAGACTTTGGCTCAGGCATCCGACCGTCCTGAGACCTTCGGCGGGTATCATTTCATGGTCCTCGACACAGATGAAATCAATGCACTGTCTGCACCAGGCGGGTTCATTTTCGTGAGCAAGGGCCTTCTCAAATGCTGTACATCCGAAGACGCCATGGCCGCAGTACTCGCTCATGAAATCGGACATGTGCAACGACAGCACGGACTTCAGGCAATCCAGCAATCCCGCATCAGCGACGGTGTAACCACACTGGCCATTACCGGCACGTCCACCCTATCCGGCGGCACCTTGAAGGAACTGACCACAACATTTGACGACTCCATCAAGGATATAACTACCACCATGATCGACAGCGGTTATTCTCGTTCCGCAGAAGACGAAGCCGACGCAGACGCTGTCACCATAATGCAGCGTTTGGGCTATGACCCCAATGCCATCATAGATATGCTCAATGAGATGCGCAAACGTATGATCCCGGACAGTAAAGGTTTTGCTCGCACACATCCAACACCGACCCAACGCATCGAGGGAATCACGAATATAATCGGCAGTTACAAACGTCCTGGCCCATGCCCTCCACGCGCTGCCCGATTCTCGCGCATGACCAAGGGTATCTAA
- a CDS encoding SH3 domain-containing protein yields the protein MTGMLKNGLSACVCIVLIAGIALAAQLMSVQVRSGQLRDKPEFLSKVVANLPYGDRVNLTSEKGDWRHISSVKLGKSGWIHVSALSEQEIILNPTNKDVDAAAKSDELALAGKGFNKQVEQQYRKQSKLNYAKVDEMEKLTISQTTIAKFISTGALGQGEAQ from the coding sequence ATGACAGGTATGTTGAAAAATGGTTTAAGCGCATGCGTATGCATCGTTTTGATCGCAGGAATTGCCCTTGCCGCCCAGTTGATGAGTGTCCAGGTTCGTTCAGGACAACTCCGTGACAAACCAGAATTTTTGAGCAAGGTCGTTGCCAATCTTCCTTATGGGGATCGTGTCAATCTGACGTCTGAAAAAGGCGACTGGCGGCATATTTCATCTGTAAAACTCGGCAAGTCCGGCTGGATACATGTCTCAGCCCTTTCCGAACAGGAAATAATTCTCAACCCGACCAACAAGGATGTTGACGCTGCAGCCAAGTCGGATGAACTCGCTTTGGCAGGCAAGGGGTTCAACAAACAGGTGGAACAGCAGTATCGAAAGCAAAGCAAATTGAACTATGCCAAAGTGGATGAGATGGAAAAACTGACCATTTCGCAAACCACCATAGCAAAATTCATTTCAACGGGCGCTCTCGGCCAGGGAGAAGCGCAATGA
- a CDS encoding GNAT family N-acetyltransferase → MYTYKNEKNLKMTDLQDLFLALDWDSGNHPEKLTMAIHSSTSVFTAWDGDRLVGLVNVLSDGYMAAYIHYMLVRPECQGHGVGKRLLDMVDETYADVMHKVLVAYSHAVGFYERCGYHCADGTSPMFMTTLRV, encoded by the coding sequence ATGTATACATATAAGAATGAAAAGAATCTGAAAATGACAGATTTGCAGGATCTGTTTTTAGCATTGGATTGGGACTCGGGAAACCATCCTGAAAAACTGACCATGGCAATCCACTCGTCGACATCTGTATTTACTGCATGGGATGGCGACCGGCTTGTCGGACTCGTGAACGTTCTGTCCGATGGGTATATGGCCGCCTACATCCATTACATGTTGGTCAGACCGGAATGCCAGGGACACGGGGTTGGTAAACGACTGCTGGACATGGTTGATGAAACCTATGCAGATGTTATGCACAAGGTTCTGGTGGCGTATTCTCACGCTGTGGGGTTCTATGAAAGATGTGGCTACCATTGCGCAGACGGGACATCCCCCATGTTCATGACAACATTAAGAGTCTGA
- a CDS encoding toll/interleukin-1 receptor domain-containing protein, which translates to MKEIADFLRQNDIDSWVDEAEIRIGESLITKISKGIYETDLILAFLSASSVVSPWVQKELSLAMNREICERRIAVLPILIDACPIPHFLRDKLYADLVTKSSYEKELHRIVSTIFFYRSSEENVSPDSGIGAKHGTTQNFADGGAINQQQSNATIGDSPHNQEVFDRNRKRKNEAIQRLWIFGFICGVIIPMFGLVMPVMALKVAYVFGGGLMALSCFFVGRGLAQTVDAIEDNPNLLAITSEAGNSWVFSKEGWEKFAHFHDYRWGVRKMLVGCLLLALGLLVCACGLVAI; encoded by the coding sequence GTGAAAGAAATTGCTGACTTTTTGAGGCAAAACGATATAGATTCTTGGGTTGATGAGGCTGAGATTAGAATTGGGGAAAGTTTGATTACAAAAATTTCGAAGGGCATTTATGAAACAGATTTAATCTTAGCTTTTTTGTCTGCTAGCTCCGTTGTCTCCCCATGGGTACAAAAAGAGCTTTCTTTAGCAATGAACAGAGAGATTTGCGAACGGCGGATTGCTGTACTGCCCATCTTAATTGATGCATGCCCAATCCCTCATTTTCTTCGTGACAAGCTGTATGCGGATTTAGTGACCAAGAGTTCCTATGAAAAAGAACTGCATCGAATTGTTTCAACTATATTTTTTTATAGATCGAGTGAAGAAAACGTTTCTCCTGATTCGGGCATTGGGGCAAAGCATGGTACAACTCAAAACTTTGCGGATGGAGGTGCAATTAATCAACAACAATCAAATGCGACCATTGGTGATAGTCCTCACAATCAGGAAGTCTTCGATCGCAATCGGAAACGTAAGAATGAAGCAATACAACGGCTATGGATTTTCGGTTTTATTTGTGGTGTGATTATTCCAATGTTTGGGTTGGTAATGCCAGTCATGGCACTAAAGGTTGCTTATGTTTTCGGTGGTGGACTTATGGCCTTATCTTGTTTTTTTGTGGGACGAGGGCTAGCTCAAACTGTTGATGCTATTGAGGATAATCCAAACCTTTTAGCTATAACCTCTGAGGCCGGTAATTCATGGGTTTTTAGCAAAGAAGGTTGGGAGAAGTTTGCCCATTTTCATGATTACAGATGGGGGGTTAGAAAAATGCTAGTTGGCTGCCTTTTATTAGCGTTAGGATTATTGGTCTGTGCTTGTGGGCTTGTTGCTATATGA
- a CDS encoding DUF3298 domain-containing protein, translating into MHLLPKQRQWQNWSLPNKYTTIGTLLSLLAIIIPCSSYVLNRSYDYIYSKYWIETESLSNQIFHKFTGKDITDDDLKIEVTYPIIRSLIGRPIFDQTNEELLASIAGNLNNDIIAFNASFDISMHNDRILSILFDRYTYYHLAMNGDGSYGSINIDIRSNRYIEFYDVFDIKKNPLSKIKEILFYKLKDCLLDEYYLNQDYIPRFAFSNTGVIFIFSEYEVTVGACGHLKVEIPYDEIGVFLRKDGPLGDKFKPTAKWDGREFKKSAIGIYY; encoded by the coding sequence ATGCATCTACTACCAAAACAGAGACAATGGCAAAATTGGTCATTGCCCAATAAGTACACAACAATCGGAACATTATTATCACTATTAGCGATCATTATACCATGCAGCAGTTATGTCCTTAATCGTTCTTATGATTATATTTACAGCAAATATTGGATAGAAACTGAATCGCTATCAAATCAGATATTCCACAAGTTCACGGGGAAAGATATAACGGACGACGATCTAAAAATTGAGGTCACATACCCAATAATCAGATCGCTAATAGGAAGGCCTATTTTTGACCAAACCAATGAAGAGTTACTTGCTTCAATAGCAGGGAATTTGAATAATGATATAATTGCTTTCAATGCCAGTTTCGATATATCTATGCACAATGATCGAATTCTAAGCATACTATTTGACAGATATACCTATTACCACCTTGCTATGAATGGTGATGGATCATACGGATCTATCAACATTGACATCAGGAGCAACCGATACATCGAGTTCTATGATGTATTTGATATCAAGAAGAACCCATTGTCTAAAATAAAAGAAATACTGTTTTATAAATTAAAAGACTGTCTCCTGGATGAATACTATTTGAACCAAGATTATATTCCAAGATTCGCATTTTCAAATACTGGGGTAATATTCATTTTCTCTGAATACGAAGTTACTGTGGGAGCATGTGGACATTTAAAAGTTGAAATACCCTATGATGAAATTGGTGTGTTCTTGAGAAAGGATGGTCCTCTTGGAGACAAATTCAAACCAACAGCCAAGTGGGATGGTCGCGAGTTCAAGAAAAGTGCTATTGGTATATATTATTAA
- a CDS encoding transposase has product MPRIARIVVPGEAHHVVQRGNRRLPTFFCEADYQLYLELVREWCDRHCVAIWCYCLMTNHVHLIAVPETESGLRLAFGEAHRRYSLHVNKREGWTGHLWQDRFSSFVMDEAHALAAARYIERNPVRAGMVSDPADYPWSSALAHLQGRDDILVKAGPLLSMVPDWRSFIASGDAQDAMDALSKHARTGRPLGNDVFFDRLQARTGVDLRPRKPGPKKRN; this is encoded by the coding sequence ATGCCGAGAATTGCTCGTATTGTCGTACCCGGTGAGGCCCACCATGTGGTGCAGCGAGGAAACCGTCGATTGCCCACGTTCTTTTGCGAGGCGGATTACCAGTTGTATCTGGAACTTGTCAGGGAGTGGTGCGACAGACATTGCGTGGCCATCTGGTGTTACTGCCTGATGACCAATCATGTGCATCTGATTGCCGTTCCAGAGACCGAAAGCGGTTTGCGCCTGGCTTTCGGGGAGGCTCATCGCCGCTACTCGCTCCATGTCAACAAGCGCGAGGGATGGACCGGCCACCTGTGGCAGGATCGCTTTTCCTCCTTTGTCATGGATGAGGCGCATGCGCTCGCGGCGGCCCGCTATATCGAACGCAATCCCGTGCGTGCAGGCATGGTCTCGGACCCTGCCGATTACCCCTGGAGCAGCGCCCTGGCCCATCTGCAAGGGAGGGACGATATTCTGGTAAAGGCAGGGCCTCTGCTTTCCATGGTTCCGGATTGGCGAAGCTTCATAGCCTCAGGGGACGCGCAGGATGCTATGGATGCCTTGAGTAAGCATGCACGGACAGGCCGCCCGCTCGGCAACGACGTGTTTTTCGATCGGTTGCAAGCCCGTACAGGAGTGGACTTACGACCCCGGAAACCCGGCCCGAAGAAGCGGAATTAG
- a CDS encoding glycosyltransferase gives MRILITHCNFPAQFRHIAEYLGRNPDNEVVFACVTPRREWSIPGVAKAVFQPTESDVGLFHPLSSSIDEAVRHGQGLLEACRKLKAKGFKPDIILGHSGWGQTLYLKDAFPDVPMVSYFEWYYRSDGPETRLSNQKDDLGRAVLRMRNTSILHDLVACDVGVSPTAFQKAQLPAELQSKIHQIHDGIDTRYFAPDPNITIQDLQLPGVDLTGCKELLTYCSRGLEPYRGFPQFYQALPAILEARPNCHVLIVGEDRVCYSPKLPDGRTYKQEMMKRVRVDERRVHFIDPLPYGLYKRVLQASTVHAYLTWPFVLSWSLLEAMSCECLIVGSDTEPVQEVLQDGQNGFLTSFTDPSRIAKDMIQALAIAPDTQLIRQAARRTIQGKYALSCCLPQHIELLSNLI, from the coding sequence ATGCGCATACTCATCACCCACTGCAACTTTCCCGCCCAATTTCGGCACATAGCTGAGTACCTTGGCCGCAATCCCGACAACGAGGTCGTGTTTGCATGCGTAACCCCACGCCGGGAGTGGAGCATCCCAGGAGTTGCGAAAGCGGTATTTCAACCGACTGAAAGTGATGTAGGGCTCTTCCACCCGCTGAGCAGCAGCATAGATGAAGCGGTGCGGCATGGTCAGGGATTGCTTGAAGCCTGTCGCAAGCTCAAAGCAAAGGGGTTCAAGCCGGACATCATCCTGGGCCATTCCGGGTGGGGGCAGACCTTGTACCTCAAGGACGCCTTTCCCGATGTGCCGATGGTGAGCTATTTTGAATGGTATTACAGGTCGGACGGGCCGGAAACTCGGCTTTCCAACCAGAAGGATGATTTGGGGCGGGCCGTGCTCAGGATGCGCAACACCTCAATTCTACATGACTTGGTCGCCTGCGATGTCGGAGTATCGCCGACAGCCTTTCAAAAGGCCCAATTGCCGGCAGAGCTACAGAGCAAAATTCATCAAATCCACGATGGCATCGACACTCGATACTTTGCACCAGACCCCAATATTACTATTCAAGATTTGCAGCTTCCCGGCGTTGATCTCACAGGTTGCAAGGAACTGTTGACATACTGCTCGCGGGGCCTTGAACCCTATCGGGGCTTCCCGCAATTTTATCAGGCCCTGCCTGCCATTTTAGAGGCTCGCCCCAATTGCCATGTGCTTATCGTCGGTGAGGACAGGGTATGTTACAGCCCGAAACTGCCGGATGGCCGCACCTATAAGCAGGAGATGATGAAAAGGGTGCGTGTGGATGAACGGCGGGTGCACTTCATTGACCCATTGCCATACGGTTTGTACAAAAGGGTACTCCAGGCCTCCACAGTCCACGCCTATCTCACCTGGCCCTTTGTCCTCTCCTGGTCCCTGCTGGAAGCCATGAGCTGCGAATGCCTCATAGTCGGATCAGACACCGAGCCGGTGCAGGAAGTGTTGCAAGACGGCCAAAACGGCTTCCTGACCTCATTCACCGATCCGAGCAGAATTGCCAAGGATATGATCCAGGCTCTTGCTATTGCACCTGATACACAGCTGATTCGTCAAGCTGCGCGCCGCACGATTCAGGGAAAGTATGCGTTGAGTTGCTGTCTCCCCCAACATATCGAGTTGCTCTCCAACTTGATTTGA
- the cas3 gene encoding CRISPR-associated helicase Cas3', which produces MAIYAHTLENAESDAWQTLEEHLVNVADLAAAFSGPFHAAEWGRAVGLLHDIGKHRPEFQKRLTGESKNPADHKGTGARLFENLGTRFGLLGAYCVAGHHSGLPDYYGTKNGKSLGEIVRQAASLPAWVANPLEGMAEPEFPFALRNAFQASFFTRMLFSALVDADFLDTEAFMEAEKSSGRVEGPPLEELRDALDNTLAAFNKPGRINELRAEILTHCRDKAALEPGLFTLTVPTGGGKTLTSMAFALDHALLHGKRRIVYVVPYTSIIEQNAQVFRDIFPPHSVIEHHSTFDAHRRFREDGGDESLVAKRHRLACENWDSPIVVTTNVQFFESLFASKTSKCRKLHNLADAVIVLDEAQMLPVEFMDPCLRALEELAANYGTSVVLCTATQPALRREDFSCGLEGLGEHRELAPDPGRIHEAFKRTELHDLGDMALADVADMVREREQVLCIVNTRARAAELFGLVGDEPGARHLSAVMCPAHRSERLVEIRRMLADRQPCRVVSTQLVEAGVDVSFPEVIREMAGLDSITQAAGRCNREGEREGVAPVSVFNPTEGLPRAFAGQAHHTQSVLRSGKDPFSPEAITQFFKLHYWLQQDKLDSKRVMDELCDDNGEWSFREAAKKFRLIQSPMVPIIILFNGQADALVNSLRYAEQHGGILRKLQQYTVQIYESQFAALDAAGAVEWVADAYAVLCKMDYYDDMFGLTVPDVCNPEDFLA; this is translated from the coding sequence GTGGCTATTTACGCGCATACATTGGAAAATGCAGAGTCGGATGCGTGGCAGACGCTGGAAGAACATTTAGTAAATGTGGCCGATCTGGCCGCAGCCTTTTCAGGACCGTTCCACGCAGCGGAGTGGGGGAGGGCAGTCGGTCTCCTGCATGACATCGGAAAGCACAGACCTGAATTCCAGAAAAGACTGACGGGCGAGAGTAAAAACCCCGCAGACCACAAAGGGACCGGAGCGCGGTTATTCGAAAATTTGGGGACAAGGTTCGGCCTGTTGGGAGCCTATTGCGTTGCCGGCCATCACTCCGGGCTTCCTGATTATTATGGGACGAAAAACGGCAAGTCCCTTGGGGAGATCGTCCGCCAGGCCGCGTCCTTGCCAGCGTGGGTGGCGAATCCCTTGGAGGGGATGGCCGAACCTGAATTCCCGTTTGCACTTCGCAATGCGTTTCAGGCTTCTTTTTTTACCCGTATGCTCTTTTCCGCACTGGTTGATGCGGACTTTTTGGATACAGAAGCGTTTATGGAGGCCGAGAAAAGTTCTGGGCGCGTTGAAGGGCCGCCCCTTGAGGAACTCCGTGACGCGTTGGACAATACCCTCGCCGCCTTCAACAAACCGGGGCGAATCAACGAACTGCGGGCGGAAATCCTGACCCATTGTCGGGACAAGGCCGCTCTTGAGCCGGGGCTTTTCACGCTGACCGTGCCGACAGGCGGCGGCAAGACCCTCACTTCCATGGCCTTTGCCCTGGATCACGCGCTGCTGCATGGAAAGCGCCGAATCGTCTATGTCGTTCCGTATACCTCCATCATCGAGCAGAACGCGCAGGTGTTCCGAGATATTTTCCCCCCGCATTCCGTCATCGAGCACCACAGCACCTTTGATGCCCATCGTCGTTTCCGGGAGGACGGCGGTGATGAGTCCCTTGTGGCCAAGCGGCACAGGTTGGCCTGCGAGAATTGGGATTCGCCTATCGTGGTCACCACCAATGTCCAATTCTTTGAGTCTCTTTTCGCGAGTAAAACTTCCAAGTGCCGCAAGCTGCACAATCTGGCCGATGCGGTCATTGTCCTTGACGAGGCGCAGATGCTGCCGGTGGAATTCATGGACCCGTGTCTGCGGGCTTTGGAGGAGCTGGCAGCCAACTACGGGACCAGTGTCGTGCTCTGCACCGCGACTCAACCCGCGTTGCGCAGGGAGGATTTTTCGTGCGGACTGGAGGGGTTGGGCGAGCATAGGGAGCTGGCCCCGGACCCCGGGCGTATACATGAGGCATTCAAACGCACGGAACTGCATGATCTTGGCGATATGGCTCTGGCGGACGTTGCGGACATGGTCCGGGAACGCGAGCAGGTGCTTTGCATCGTCAACACCCGGGCCAGGGCCGCAGAGTTGTTCGGGCTGGTGGGCGACGAGCCCGGAGCGCGCCATCTGAGCGCGGTCATGTGTCCGGCGCACCGGTCAGAAAGGCTGGTGGAGATTCGGAGGATGTTGGCTGACAGGCAACCTTGCCGGGTGGTCAGTACCCAGCTTGTGGAAGCCGGAGTGGATGTGTCCTTCCCGGAGGTGATTCGCGAAATGGCGGGTTTGGACTCCATCACCCAGGCTGCGGGACGGTGCAACCGCGAGGGTGAACGAGAGGGAGTGGCCCCGGTTTCCGTTTTCAATCCGACCGAAGGACTGCCACGGGCATTCGCCGGGCAGGCTCATCACACGCAGTCCGTGCTGCGCTCGGGCAAGGATCCATTTTCGCCCGAGGCCATCACGCAATTTTTCAAGCTGCATTATTGGCTGCAACAGGACAAGCTCGACAGCAAAAGGGTTATGGATGAGCTGTGTGACGACAACGGCGAATGGTCTTTCCGGGAAGCGGCGAAAAAGTTTCGTCTTATCCAAAGTCCCATGGTCCCGATCATCATTCTCTTCAATGGACAGGCGGACGCATTGGTGAACTCCCTCAGGTACGCCGAACAGCACGGCGGCATACTGCGGAAACTCCAGCAATATACCGTTCAGATTTACGAGAGCCAGTTCGCGGCCCTTGATGCGGCCGGAGCTGTCGAATGGGTGGCGGATGCTTACGCCGTGCTGTGCAAGATGGACTATTATGACGACATGTTCGGGCTGACAGTGCCCGATGTGTGCAATCCAGAGGATTTTCTCGCTTAG
- the cas5c gene encoding type I-C CRISPR-associated protein Cas5c: protein MKVERVSYDVMTPSAARGILEAVYWKPAIRWVVDRIHVMKPIRFDNVRRNEVSAKIPVTGIKSAMKGGTEPLRLFVEDNRQQRAAMVLRNVEYIIEAHFDYTSGEDRNDGKHLDMFNRRAKKGQCFQQPYLGCREFAAFFEPVEGNIPVSPLAEEVDRDLGWMLHDINYAANMTPVFFRPVMKKGVIDCREGLVTA from the coding sequence ATGAAGGTGGAGCGCGTCAGTTACGACGTGATGACCCCCTCGGCGGCGCGGGGAATTCTGGAGGCCGTGTATTGGAAGCCGGCCATTCGGTGGGTGGTCGACCGCATCCATGTGATGAAGCCCATCCGCTTCGACAATGTGCGCCGCAACGAAGTGTCGGCCAAGATACCCGTCACGGGCATTAAATCGGCCATGAAGGGCGGCACGGAACCACTGCGCCTGTTTGTGGAGGACAACCGCCAACAACGGGCCGCCATGGTACTGCGGAATGTGGAATACATTATCGAGGCACATTTCGACTATACATCGGGTGAGGACCGCAACGACGGCAAGCACCTGGACATGTTCAACCGTCGGGCAAAGAAAGGGCAATGTTTTCAGCAGCCGTATCTCGGGTGCCGGGAATTCGCCGCGTTCTTTGAACCGGTGGAGGGAAATATCCCAGTGTCGCCGTTGGCAGAGGAAGTCGACCGCGATCTTGGTTGGATGCTGCACGACATCAACTATGCGGCGAACATGACCCCGGTTTTCTTCCGGCCCGTCATGAAAAAAGGTGTCATCGACTGCCGCGAAGGATTGGTGACAGCATGA